One Trichomycterus rosablanca isolate fTriRos1 chromosome 10, fTriRos1.hap1, whole genome shotgun sequence DNA window includes the following coding sequences:
- the LOC134322117 gene encoding programmed cell death 1 ligand 1-like, protein MDRTVLFLLSALIINCDGFRVLGPSDPLSIQLGGSVMLPCCVETPLPMDELEVEWKRTDTLVHLWQNGQSEPESQNQDYRERAHFFSEEVKHGNFSLLLTNVTSKDAGVYRCVVYTGKESNEASIEIKEPDHLIVTGGHAVSAHAGEDVTLNCSIKSHLPLEQIEQIEWRKVDESILVLLYEYGEVLTESSDERYRDRVELFSNEEVQKGNFSLRLKNVRTEDKGLFMCVAFHEDLSANATVEVQQLGFSSLHYGIFFLCFVALGSLLLSFSAFIYVKNNNYSRRSLAIQCTLVVLPNMALFFAFILWGVVEGFLAEAVTCSALNLVRIIFLFWAAPYLEEFLGY, encoded by the exons ATGGATCGAACGGTTTTATTTCTTCTGTCAGCGTTAATAATCAACTGTGATG GGTTCCGTGTGCTGGGTCCTTCTGACCCTCTGAGTATCCAGCTTGGTGGCTCAGTGATGTTACCCTGCTGTGTTGAAACTCCTCTACCGATGGATGAGCTGGAAGTGGAGTGGAAGAGAACCGACACTTTAGTTCATTTGTGGCAGAATGGACAAAGTGAACCAGAGTCTCAGAACCAGGATTACAGAGAACGAGCACATTTCTTCTCTGAGGAGGTCAAACATGGAAACTTCTCACTCTTACTTACTAATGTAACCAGTAAAGATGCAGGAGTTTACAGATGTGTGGTTTATACAGGGAAGGAATCTAATGAAGCTTCAATTGAAATAAAGGAACCAG ATCATCTGATTGTAACTGGAGGTCACGCTGTATCTGCTCACGCCGGTGAAGATGTCACACTGAATTGCTCAATCAAATCTCATTTACCACTAGAACAGATAGAACAGATTGAGTGGAGGAAAGTGGATGAAAGCATCTTAGTTCTGCTGTATGAATATGGTGAGGTTCTGACAGAATCCAGTGATGAGAGATACAGAGACAGAGTTGAGCTCTTCAGCAATGAAGAAGTTCAGAAAGGAAACTTCTCACTGAGACTGAAGAACGTCAGAACTGAGGACAAAGGGCTGTTCATGTGTGTAGCGTTTCATGAAGATTTATCAGCTAACGCCACTGTGGAAGTGCAGCAGCTTG GTTTTTCCTCTTTACATTATGGGATTTTTTTCCTGTGTTTTGTTGCACTTGGGTCACTTCTGTTGAGcttttcagcatttatttatgtaaaaaacaaca ACTACAGCAGAAGATCTTTGGCTATACAGTGCACACTTGTTGTTTTACCAAATATGGCTTTATTCTTTGCCTTTATTCTTTGGGGTGTAGTTGAGG ggttTTTAGCAGAAGCAGTTACTTGTTCAGCTCTAAATCTTGTAAGAATTATTTTCCTATTTTGGGCAGCTCCTTATTTAGAAGAATTTCTAG gtTATTGA